Part of the Mangifera indica cultivar Alphonso chromosome 4, CATAS_Mindica_2.1, whole genome shotgun sequence genome, ATACCCAGTGTTTAGCAAAGTTACTGGAATATACTGTGCAAGGGGAACATGGTACCTTTTAAGGAATTTATTCTGCAACTGATCACACTATCTAGACAAAGTGTATGATTACTGAAGAAGCAGAGCATTTGTATAAACTTCTAATAATTATTCTCTAGCTTGTTTCTAGATTCTTTGGCTGTCTGATTGCTCACTGAATTGTGAAATTTGTTCCTCTGTTGAATCTTCCTAAGATGTGTTAATATGTTTAGCACCACAGTGCCATTAAAGTCTGTTTTTGTCTCTTTTGTAGAGCTTTACACAAAGAGGATGTTTCAGCTATTGGTGTCTGCTTACTCGACTATAAGCGTCCAAGACACAGCTCTCTTTTTGGGAATGAATGAGGAGGATGCCACATATTGTAAGATTTTGTTATTGCTCACTTCACTTGCTCAGTAACCCTAGCAATATGATTAcatcttttatgttttttcttgaTGATGCTTGAGTTAAATAGGATCTATTGATGCTTTGGTTAAATTATAATCTCTCTGTTTGctgaaaaaacatgaaaaattgaACTGGAAAACAGTGCAGGGACACGAAAGCAGGCTTCATGTTTAACTGGAGAATGAGTAGACCATGTTTCATAATCTCAGAACCTTCTTGTTTACAATGCATAAAGAGAAATGAGGCCCCAAGTCAGCCTATCTGAATTGATGGAAGAACTCTCAAAATGCCATTAGTTGACTGTAAGTTGGAAAGTTGTGAGGGTCAGTGAACTCACTAATATAAAACTAGAGTCCCAGATTCAGAGTCCTAGTGAATGTCTTTTGGCAAAACTATGCACTGACCATAAAGGATAGGATCATTGGTTgagataatatcattttaatcattATTCTAGCATCTCTAGTTAAACTGCTGGAGTTTAATTCCGAAGACTTTTTATGACAATTCAGAGAGTTAACACCAATCAGAACCCCAATGACAAATACCcaagataaataatttcattgtaTTAATTTGCATTTTGAATTGAAGCATTTCTAATTCAGGACATGATGGAGGGGTGTTCTGGCACCAAATATACGTCTTTCATCGTGTTGGTTTGGGTTTATGCCCACTGTTGGCTTTCGAAGATGAAAAATTCACTGCCTAAGAAACTGATCTAAAACTATATTAGTTTTggaatgtttaaaataattacatttggAGAAAGATAatgatatgtttgatttttaagtATGCCGAAAGTGATTATATATTTGTGTTTGCTGTACATTTATGCTGTACAATCATACAATTTTACTATACGAATTATGATGTTTCTCATAATATCTCCTTGCATTGGTACATAATCTGCTAAAATGCTTTCGGGTAAGACTTTCTGCAAGTAATTTTGGATCAAGAAAATTAGGTTTATTTGTTCCAGAAAGCTTCTTGAATTTCTTTAGATGCATTAAATGCTATCTGTATTTGAGCTTTTATAAGGTGCTGTAAGCTACGCAATGCTCACATgctgaatatatatattcatatataaaacattatatcTCAATGTGGCTTTTCATTTGATGCAGATGTAATACAGCAAGGTTGGAATTTGGACCCTGCTTCTCAAATGCTAACCGTGAAGAAACAGCCAAACGGGATAGAGCAGAAACTAGATCCCAGCAAACTACAGCGCTTGACGGAATATGTGTTCCACCTTGAACATTAACTctataaatatgacaaaatagTGAGCTGTGCCAGCTTCTGATTTGGAATCTTCATTTGGAGGAAGTAAATGTTTTGAAGATATTCAGACCTCGGTTGTAATATTTTGCTTTaactctgtttttttttttttttttttgggcctTTTTTGGAGGCCCAGTGCCGatcatttcattaattgaaTTAGCTGCAACTGCTATTGTATTTCTGAAATTTGACCTTAATAGTGGCACTACAAAAGCAAAGGAGCAAGGTGTTAAGAGGAATTGTGCTATTTGTTATTCTGGTAAAAACGGAAAAGATtgtaattattgttaaatatgtGGTAGCAAAAATCATTATGTGGACAAATGCTGgagttgagtttaaacttaGACTTGAATTAGACGAGTTTTAACAAAAACTCTTCGTCGAAGTTTGATATTGATGAACATCAGTGAAGATGTTGTCCTTGTTCTTAGTAAAGACTTTTATTGTTAGAAAAAGGAAAGAGTTTGTTGCTAAAAGAAGGAGATAAATCGTCATCGGAGAAAAAACTTTGACCTAGTAAGgggaaaacataaattttttaaaacttaaatttgaaatgaaattattaatttttaaaatttaaagaaggAAATGAggttgaagtttttttttttttaatattattgataaaaaagtaattttatttttagaattaatagatttaattaattttaataatttataaatgaatatttaggttGTTGAGAGATAATGAGTAAGAAATGGGTGAAAGAGGATACTTTAGgagggaataagtctttggccttattaaaattgtatttttgtttgaaaataaattcaCAAAGAATTGATCATGAagtaattattttcaaactaaactataagaatttgcataaaattttgttaatgggCTTTAACACTATCGGCCCATAATAGTTCATCCTCAACCGCGAAGTCGGCGGGCGAGGGAAACTTGTTCAAGTTAGGGTTTTTGCCATCTCTTCTCCGTTTCATTAGAAACCTTTTAGCACGGTAACTTACTCCTCTCATTCTCACTTTTTTCTTCCTATTTTTTTGTCGCTTTCACACAAAGTTTACTGGGTTTTACTTTTTGTATGATATGATAGTTTCGTTTTAGTCGTCAAATATTTTAAGAACCCGATTTAGTTCTGCTTTAATTTCTTggaaattatcaataaaatgcgTAGAATGAGAAGTGGGTATCTGGTATTTATAggtataattttgaaatatttgttttttcttttgttgagaGGTgaaaatttgctttttttttttttttaaataaatgcattttGGTGCTGTTACTGCCACCTCGTTCTAATGCATACAATGGAATGTAGAGGCAGAGACACGGCCTCCTGAAGGCTGATAAATTTGATGTTATTGTATATCATTGCTTTTGTCTGATTGCTGTATTCTGAGAAGTGAAATATTGTTACAGAAAATTGCTGCAAAACAGGTCTTCTACTATTATATGGTTTATGTCTCCGTGAATTATATATACTAACAAAATGCATAAATTTTTAGTCTATCGTGTATTCAGtatcaaattttgtattaaagaaTGTCCAATCATCAATGTTTTGTCCCATTAAGGCATTAGCTTAATTCATTAATTGTATGGTTCCCTAAAGACATtaatttattagattatttttttgtgttaagAAAGAAGAATGCTCACATCAGGTCATGCTCTGGTAATGGAAGTTAGATTACATAGTCATATTTTCTTCAGTATGAAACTgcaagttcaatttgaactctACTGGTACGAGGttgcatattataaatatgatgttacatattactttatctttgtaATTACTGGATTTGATGTTGGAATGCATTTCAATTCATTGCTAGTCAATTTTGTGATTGATGGCTGAAAAGCAATTTCGTGAAGTTGAAAATAACCCTCCTAATCTCTTCTTCACTCTCACATAGTTGATAGAGATGGAATATGTAAGCCCTGAAGGACTTCGATTGGATGGTCGCCGACCTATGGAAGTATAaatctttttcctcttctcGTTATGCttcctttttgacttttttttttccaatattagATTTATATTCATTTCAACAATCCCAGATGAGGCAACTACGAGCCGAGATTGGTGTCGTTGCCAAAGCAGATGGGTAAACCACCactttatcttttaattatttttttccagattactttcatttttaatttactttgcCATGCAATTTCTAGTTCTGCTATGTTTGAGATGGGTAACACAAAAGTCATTGCTGCAGTCTATGGCCCTAGAGAGGTACccttctctctcactctctctctctgtgaAAGGTCATAAGTGATGCTCATTCTGTAAGAAATTTACTGTGTTTTTCAGGTTCAAAATAGGAGCCAGCAAATCACTGACCAAGCACTGGTAACAttctcaataaaatttttaattttttaaaatttgaaactccaaacaattgtatttatatatttctcagGTGCGCTGTGAGTATAGCATGGCTAATTTTAGTACTGGAGATCGTATGAGAAAACCGAGGGGTGACAGGTTGAAACATATTCTTTAAATTCTTTGATAtgttttaaatcttaatttctGTGTATTTGCATCATTGTACAAATTGCTTACCATCTGTTGAATTGGGTGGAAAATTGATTGCACATGCATAGGAATATGGATAGACTTTGGCTATTTTTTTCTCTGAGGTTCACTGGGTTATGCCTAAATGATGGTTGATTTATGGGTTTTTGGAAAGAATATTCaaaaaagagtaaatttttAGTGGAGGAATTAACCCATGCTTATTGTTAGCAATGAGTTCTATAGCCGTTAGAAGATGTATCTGTGTTTTGTTTTGAACAATTCCTTCACATTTTGCACAACTTAActgataaatgttattttaggagtatatttttttgatttatacatgattatttttgttgtgcACCTAGGCGATCAACAGAGATATCTCTTGTTATTCGTCAGACAATGGAAGCATGCATATTGACCAATTTGTTACCTCGTTCTCAGGTATTTTGCAGATCACTGGGAACCCTTTGTAGTTCCCAAATGGTATTGCTTTTTCTGAGCATTTCTTTGTTGATTCTGCAGATAGATATTTTTGTACAAGTTCTACAAGCAGATGGGGGTAAGTCATTCCTCAATCTAATGAGTCTGTGTTTGTGTAATTTCCATCAGCCCCTCTCCCACccaattgttttttctttttcatttttatattcttttttgaaTTATAGATTAGAAAAAGGCTCATTGAGTTGAGCTAATACAATggaaactttaaaaaataattttagatttcaCTGAACTTGGTTGAGTAGTGTAGTGCTTATATCATTCTATTTAAAGTGGTAGTGTAATTGCTCCATGTAGACTTTCTTTGAGGTTACCTTTGTCTCACAATTGGTTGTGGTGGACCCGTAGACTTCCTttacttttgcttttttttttttttttttcaaaagaaacatatCTGGACATAAGAGCTCATCTATGTGTAATTGTGTATGAATCAGTTTTAGGAGATTAATAGGAAATACAATTTGACATATTCTGCTgaagtaaaattttcaaatgtcttACCCTATCTCACCATGCCCTGTTTCTTTGGGTCCCTCAAATTCTTTGTTGCTAAGTCACCGCCCTTCACTGGATTAACCCAAACTGGATCAGTCTTTTGGTCGCACTGAATTTGTGACATTGTTTGCTCCCTCTATTGATAGACAGCAATAGTGAGACTTAGGCAGTATAAATCATGTAGAACTAGTTGTTCCATTTAATCCTAAACAACTCCTaatgaaacatgaaaaataaattcttattGAATTGGGACTTGTTGTCTGCAGGAACTCGATCTGCATGTATTAATGCTGCAACATTGGCGCTTGCAGATGCTGGGATTCCAATGCATGATATTGTTACTTCATGTAGTGCTGGATACCTCAATGGTACCCCTCTTCTTGGTATGGTCATTTaccttatcattttcttctagcagtatgattttgttttttcaattagtTTTTATATGGTATAGTATTAAATCTTGTAGAACTTGATTGTTATACTGAAGACTTGTGATGTGGGCagatttaaattatgttgaaGATAGTGCGGGGGGTCCCGATGTCACTGTAGGCATTCTACCTACATTGGACAAAGTTACTCTTCTTCAGGTTTTTGTCTgacattcttctttttcttgttattgACTATGCTTATGAATGTTTTGAGTCTTGCATTATAGTTTCAAATTTCAGATGTATGGAGGTTGGTTCATGTagtgtttttaataaaattgccTCTTTTGGCTCATATAAACTGTTGGGTTTCATCTATATAACATGCAGTTGCAAAGAACTGAATGTTTATCCTTACTTGAAATTCATTTGACAAATTATCATTCACAAACCCTGGTTCACATTGTATATAATTAGTGAAAAGAAGGTGCCTCCATTATCCAACATTGGTTTAAAACGGTATTGGCATCTGCTTCAGTTGGCACGAAGTCTCTCTGCTACAATCTTTAATCTTTCTTTTGTCTGTTAATGCTGATCTTTTAGCCAGGTTGAAGCCAAACTCTCATCTCAGGCTGTCATGTTAGATCTTTAATGAATTTGGTATCCGTTGGTGAATCATTAATGCTGTGTCGCTAACTGGTTGTAAAATAATTTCGAAGTAAAACTGAACTTTCATCTGTTCATCACAATTAGTTGAACAATATATATCGGTTCTGATTAGGTTCTTTTGAACAGTTTTGCCATTCTAGTTTTCGGTACAGTTTTGCAATGTTTTTGAAGTGTggaatgtaattttaaatgttgACATTGTGTCCTTCTGTTTGTGTACCGGAATTTCTTCATCATTGAGGTTTATTTATACATTGATTAGCAGAGTTTTCAAGTTATCTGGAAAAATCTTTACTCCTACAACTCTCATATTTGTTTCCGGCACAGATGGATGCTAAGTTACCAACTGATACATTTGAAGATGTCATGCAACTTGCAACTGAAGGCTGCAAGGCAGTAGCAAATTATATTCGAGAAGTATGAACTTGTTTTTAATCTGTTCATAATTTTCATTGTCttgtgaatttaatttgatttttatctgGGACCTATGTGTTTTAATCATTGCGAATGGTATTCTTctgtttattttcttcattaattacTTAAACAACATACTTGGTAATTACTTGCAAGAATTATTACGAATATTGATTGAATCACTTGGCAGGTGCTACTAGAGAATACAAAGCAGTTGGAGTATCGCCGAGGTTCATAAATGATAATCACAGCGGGTGAGTTAAGAccatctttttttgtttatttgtcagGTTGGAAGggtagttttttttatataacccAGAAAGGCCTCCACACTAGCTTAGccaactcaaatttgaaattaatatatatatacacacacacacacacacacacacactataAGAGAAAAAGTTGTTCATTGATTGAGGTTGAGTTGACCACATACTATTAGTTGAGCATAGTGTTTGATTCCATGCTTGGTGAGATAATTGAATCTCAAATTGAACATATTTGGATAAAGAAACGTGGAGCGAAGTGGAAAAAAAACTTGATAAGTTCTTGAGCTCGCTAAGTTCATTCCTTTCGTTAGATGCAGCTTGGGTGGTACCATTTATATTCTCTTTATCTGCTTTTGCTTcttgagggaaaaaaaaaaattgtgttccATTGCAGTCAAATCTTTCATTTTGAGAATGGCAACGTGAAAAACTTAGAATAGAAAAATAGATTTGATTATAAATGACTAACAAGTTGAAAGTTCTTATAAT contains:
- the LOC123213794 gene encoding exosome complex component RRP41 homolog gives rise to the protein MEYVSPEGLRLDGRRPMEMRQLRAEIGVVAKADGSAMFEMGNTKVIAAVYGPREVQNRSQQITDQALVRCEYSMANFSTGDRMRKPRGDRRSTEISLVIRQTMEACILTNLLPRSQIDIFVQVLQADGGTRSACINAATLALADAGIPMHDIVTSCSAGYLNGTPLLDLNYVEDSAGGPDVTVGILPTLDKVTLLQMDAKLPTDTFEDVMQLATEGCKAVANYIREVLLENTKQLEYRRGS